Proteins encoded within one genomic window of Clupea harengus chromosome 10, Ch_v2.0.2, whole genome shotgun sequence:
- the tbc1d7 gene encoding TBC1 domain family member 7: MADDPQRNFRSTYYEKVGFRGVEEKKSLEILLKDSPLDVEKLITFSQRFPLPSMYRIHVWKVLLGILPPHSDSHPLVSRYRAEQYEDVRGALVTMRFVNKATPLTELHLRMFQLENQMLRRCSELSPDDVDEDFLAIGHTMEELVDDPVDCYWLVKNFVNQFHHKFGDSIPHLPKSLEHFLSQEDNALLTQLRTSGCLATLPYSLWFKRCFAGCLPDTSLQRVWDKVISGSCKILVFVAMEILLTYKIMLMGMKPEGVANFLCNMPQENTDAIVTKAIDLWHKYCGTPMHSV, translated from the exons ATGGCGGACGACCCGCAACGGAACTTCCGTTCGACATATTATGAGAAGGTGGGCttcagaggagtggaggagaagaagtcTTTGGAGATCCTGCTGAAAGACAGCCCACTGG ATGTAGAGAAGCTGATCACCTTCAGCCAGAGGTTTCCTTTGCCTTCAATGTACAGAATCCATGTGTGGAAAGTATTGCTCG GTATCCTCCCACCCCACAGTGACTCTCACCCCTTAGTTTCCCGTTACCGGGCAGAGCAGTACGAGGATGTGCGTGGGGCTTTGGTCACCATGCGATTTGTCAATAAGGCTACACCCTTAACGGAGCTCCACCTCCGCATGTTCCAGTTGGAAAACCAAATGCTGCGCCGCTGCAGTGAACTAAGccca GACGATGTGGATGAGGACTTCTTGGCCATTGGCCATACGATGGAGGAGTTGGTGGATGACCCAGTGGACTGTTACTGGCTGGTGAAAAACTTTGTCAACCAATTCCACCACAAGTTTGGAGACTCCATACCTCACCTG ccaaaGAGTCTggagcacttcctgtctcaGGAGGACAACGCTCTGCTGACTCAGCTGCGTACTTCCGGTTGCCTAGCAACGTTGCCATATTCGCTCTGGTTCAAGCGCTGCTTTGCTGGCTGCCTACCAGACACCAGCCTGCagag agTGTGGGACAAAGTGATAAGCGGCTCCTGTAAGATCCTTGTttttgttgccatggagatccTCCTGACCTACAAGATCATGCTGATGGGCATGAAGCCTGAGGGCGTGGCCAACTTCCTGTGCAAT aTGCCTCAGGAGAACACAGACGCCATTGTGACCAAAGCCATAGACCTGTGGCACAAGTACTGTGGAACACCCATGCActcagtgtaa
- the phactr1 gene encoding phosphatase and actin regulator 1 isoform X2, translated as MAGPPHAVARLVSGAREEPPSSGSPADKPRKRRAFYLLRMRSPSTAVNNNNNSLAPLVIPGQIKHICSNCSRGRELRDVEGVDRLAALRSDSLVPGTHTPPIRRRGKLATLGRLFKPWTWRRKRNDKFQQNSAALERRLSMRASREELIRRGVLKEIHEKESVPLPSAMGQEVCMPVSKESEAPTKPNSSRKLSPPVPPKKVMICEPTPPSHPPPAHTVTHTHSHTLTLTHTLSHMHTLPYPSMPISLHPPSRIIEELNKTLAFTMQRLESSVFHAVPTVMIECEDNKENHLRQPDCQASHTSYTQQGREEEDSEEDDDSMFTSTLALRVLRKDSLAVKIGNRPSQWELEEKNILMRRSDHDRLESRQQTCTKLTRRLSLRPTAEELEQRNILKPRNEEEEQEEKRELKRHLNKKLRERPTVEALREARILSFNDYVEVAKVQDYDRRADKPWTRLTAADKAAIRKELNDFKSTEMEVHESSRHLTRFHRP; from the exons ATGGCAGGACCACCGCATGCCGTGGCTCGGCTCGTCTCCGGGGCCCGGGAGGAGCCACCGTCCTCGGGAAGTCCTGCCGACAAGCCCCGAAAGCGGAGAGCGTTTTACCTGCTTCGCATGCGTTCACCGAGCACAGCcgtcaataacaacaacaacagcctcGCCCCGTTAGTGATTCCTGGACAGATCAAACACATCTGCAGCAACTGCAGCCGCGGGCGCGAGCTACGGGAcg TGGAAGGGGTGGATCGCCTGGCAGCGCTGCGCTCTGATTCGCTCgtcccaggcacacacacaccacccatacGGAGACGAGGCAAGCTGGCTACTCTGGGTCGCCTCTTCAAACCTTGGACATGGCGGAGGAAGAGGAATGACAAGTTCCAGCAGAATTCAGCCG ctctgGAGAGAAGGTTGTCCATGCGAGCTAGCAGAGAGGAGTTAATCAGGCGAGGAGTACTGAAGGAGATCCATGAGAAAG AGAGTGTGCCGTTGCCATCGGCGATGGGTCAGGAGGTGTGCATGCCAGTGTCAAAGGAGAGTGAGGCACCTACAAAACCAA actcCTCCAGGaaactctctcctcctgtcccacCAAAGAAAGTGATGATATGTGAGCCAAcgcccccctcccaccctcctcccGCTCataccgtcacacacacacactcacacacactcacgctcacacacactctgtcacacatgcacacactgccaTATCCCAGCATGCCCATCTCTCTGCATCCCCCCAGCCGCATCATCGAGGAGCTCAACAAGACACTCGCTTTCACCATGCAGCGATTAGAGAG TTCGGTGTTCCATGCTGTTCCCACGGTTATGATTGAGTGTGAAGATAACAAAGAGAATCACCTGCGGCAACCAGACTGCCAGGCCTCGCACACCAGCTACAcacagcaggggagagaggaggaggacagtgaggaggacGATGATTCAATGTTCACAA gtacTCTGGCTTTGAGGGTGCTCAGGAAAGACTCCCTAGCTGTGAAGATCGGAAATCGGCCGTCACAgtgggagctggaggagaagaatATCCTTATGAGACGCTCTGACCACGACAGGCTGGAGAGCAGACAGCAGACCTGCACCAAACTCACAcg GAGGTTAAGCCTGAGACCAACAGCAGAGGAGCTTGAGCAGAGGAATATCCTGAAAC CCCGgaacgaggaggaggaacaggaagagaagagagaactcAAGAGACATCTAAACAAAAAG CTGCGGGAGCGGCCTACAGTGGAGGCGTTGCGTGAGGCTCGGATTCTCAGTTTTAATGACTACGTGGAGGTCGCTAAGGTGCAGGACTATGATCGTCGTGCCGACAAACCCTGGACTCGCCTCACTGCAGCTGACAAG GCAGCCATACGCAAGGAGCTGAATGACTTCAAAAGCACAGAGATGGAGGTTCATGAGTCCAGTCGTCACCtaaccag GTTCCACAGGCCCTGA
- the phactr1 gene encoding phosphatase and actin regulator 1 isoform X1 codes for MAGPPHAVARLVSGAREEPPSSGSPADKPRKRRAFYLLRMRSPSTAVNNNNNSLAPLVIPGQIKHICSNCSRGRELRDVEGVDRLAALRSDSLVPGTHTPPIRRRGKLATLGRLFKPWTWRRKRNDKFQQNSAALERRLSMRASREELIRRGVLKEIHEKESVPLPSAMGQEVCMPVSKESEAPTKPSTEVRPDSSRKLSPPVPPKKVMICEPTPPSHPPPAHTVTHTHSHTLTLTHTLSHMHTLPYPSMPISLHPPSRIIEELNKTLAFTMQRLESSVFHAVPTVMIECEDNKENHLRQPDCQASHTSYTQQGREEEDSEEDDDSMFTSTLALRVLRKDSLAVKIGNRPSQWELEEKNILMRRSDHDRLESRQQTCTKLTRRLSLRPTAEELEQRNILKPRNEEEEQEEKRELKRHLNKKLRERPTVEALREARILSFNDYVEVAKVQDYDRRADKPWTRLTAADKAAIRKELNDFKSTEMEVHESSRHLTRFHRP; via the exons ATGGCAGGACCACCGCATGCCGTGGCTCGGCTCGTCTCCGGGGCCCGGGAGGAGCCACCGTCCTCGGGAAGTCCTGCCGACAAGCCCCGAAAGCGGAGAGCGTTTTACCTGCTTCGCATGCGTTCACCGAGCACAGCcgtcaataacaacaacaacagcctcGCCCCGTTAGTGATTCCTGGACAGATCAAACACATCTGCAGCAACTGCAGCCGCGGGCGCGAGCTACGGGAcg TGGAAGGGGTGGATCGCCTGGCAGCGCTGCGCTCTGATTCGCTCgtcccaggcacacacacaccacccatacGGAGACGAGGCAAGCTGGCTACTCTGGGTCGCCTCTTCAAACCTTGGACATGGCGGAGGAAGAGGAATGACAAGTTCCAGCAGAATTCAGCCG ctctgGAGAGAAGGTTGTCCATGCGAGCTAGCAGAGAGGAGTTAATCAGGCGAGGAGTACTGAAGGAGATCCATGAGAAAG AGAGTGTGCCGTTGCCATCGGCGATGGGTCAGGAGGTGTGCATGCCAGTGTCAAAGGAGAGTGAGGCACCTACAAAACCAAGTACGGAAGTTCGGCCAG actcCTCCAGGaaactctctcctcctgtcccacCAAAGAAAGTGATGATATGTGAGCCAAcgcccccctcccaccctcctcccGCTCataccgtcacacacacacactcacacacactcacgctcacacacactctgtcacacatgcacacactgccaTATCCCAGCATGCCCATCTCTCTGCATCCCCCCAGCCGCATCATCGAGGAGCTCAACAAGACACTCGCTTTCACCATGCAGCGATTAGAGAG TTCGGTGTTCCATGCTGTTCCCACGGTTATGATTGAGTGTGAAGATAACAAAGAGAATCACCTGCGGCAACCAGACTGCCAGGCCTCGCACACCAGCTACAcacagcaggggagagaggaggaggacagtgaggaggacGATGATTCAATGTTCACAA gtacTCTGGCTTTGAGGGTGCTCAGGAAAGACTCCCTAGCTGTGAAGATCGGAAATCGGCCGTCACAgtgggagctggaggagaagaatATCCTTATGAGACGCTCTGACCACGACAGGCTGGAGAGCAGACAGCAGACCTGCACCAAACTCACAcg GAGGTTAAGCCTGAGACCAACAGCAGAGGAGCTTGAGCAGAGGAATATCCTGAAAC CCCGgaacgaggaggaggaacaggaagagaagagagaactcAAGAGACATCTAAACAAAAAG CTGCGGGAGCGGCCTACAGTGGAGGCGTTGCGTGAGGCTCGGATTCTCAGTTTTAATGACTACGTGGAGGTCGCTAAGGTGCAGGACTATGATCGTCGTGCCGACAAACCCTGGACTCGCCTCACTGCAGCTGACAAG GCAGCCATACGCAAGGAGCTGAATGACTTCAAAAGCACAGAGATGGAGGTTCATGAGTCCAGTCGTCACCtaaccag GTTCCACAGGCCCTGA
- the phactr1 gene encoding phosphatase and actin regulator 1 isoform X3 → MAAASEDETDRRPFRRARSKSDTPYLAETRLSLNLQSVEGVDRLAALRSDSLVPGTHTPPIRRRGKLATLGRLFKPWTWRRKRNDKFQQNSAALERRLSMRASREELIRRGVLKEIHEKESVPLPSAMGQEVCMPVSKESEAPTKPSTEVRPDSSRKLSPPVPPKKVMICEPTPPSHPPPAHTVTHTHSHTLTLTHTLSHMHTLPYPSMPISLHPPSRIIEELNKTLAFTMQRLESSVFHAVPTVMIECEDNKENHLRQPDCQASHTSYTQQGREEEDSEEDDDSMFTSTLALRVLRKDSLAVKIGNRPSQWELEEKNILMRRSDHDRLESRQQTCTKLTRRLSLRPTAEELEQRNILKPRNEEEEQEEKRELKRHLNKKLRERPTVEALREARILSFNDYVEVAKVQDYDRRADKPWTRLTAADKAAIRKELNDFKSTEMEVHESSRHLTRFHRP, encoded by the exons ATGGCTGCAGCATCCGAGGATGAGACAGACCGTCGGCCGTTCCGAAGAGCGCGATCCAAGAGCGACACGCCGTACCTCGCTGAGACCCGACTGTCCCTCAACCTTCAGTCAg TGGAAGGGGTGGATCGCCTGGCAGCGCTGCGCTCTGATTCGCTCgtcccaggcacacacacaccacccatacGGAGACGAGGCAAGCTGGCTACTCTGGGTCGCCTCTTCAAACCTTGGACATGGCGGAGGAAGAGGAATGACAAGTTCCAGCAGAATTCAGCCG ctctgGAGAGAAGGTTGTCCATGCGAGCTAGCAGAGAGGAGTTAATCAGGCGAGGAGTACTGAAGGAGATCCATGAGAAAG AGAGTGTGCCGTTGCCATCGGCGATGGGTCAGGAGGTGTGCATGCCAGTGTCAAAGGAGAGTGAGGCACCTACAAAACCAAGTACGGAAGTTCGGCCAG actcCTCCAGGaaactctctcctcctgtcccacCAAAGAAAGTGATGATATGTGAGCCAAcgcccccctcccaccctcctcccGCTCataccgtcacacacacacactcacacacactcacgctcacacacactctgtcacacatgcacacactgccaTATCCCAGCATGCCCATCTCTCTGCATCCCCCCAGCCGCATCATCGAGGAGCTCAACAAGACACTCGCTTTCACCATGCAGCGATTAGAGAG TTCGGTGTTCCATGCTGTTCCCACGGTTATGATTGAGTGTGAAGATAACAAAGAGAATCACCTGCGGCAACCAGACTGCCAGGCCTCGCACACCAGCTACAcacagcaggggagagaggaggaggacagtgaggaggacGATGATTCAATGTTCACAA gtacTCTGGCTTTGAGGGTGCTCAGGAAAGACTCCCTAGCTGTGAAGATCGGAAATCGGCCGTCACAgtgggagctggaggagaagaatATCCTTATGAGACGCTCTGACCACGACAGGCTGGAGAGCAGACAGCAGACCTGCACCAAACTCACAcg GAGGTTAAGCCTGAGACCAACAGCAGAGGAGCTTGAGCAGAGGAATATCCTGAAAC CCCGgaacgaggaggaggaacaggaagagaagagagaactcAAGAGACATCTAAACAAAAAG CTGCGGGAGCGGCCTACAGTGGAGGCGTTGCGTGAGGCTCGGATTCTCAGTTTTAATGACTACGTGGAGGTCGCTAAGGTGCAGGACTATGATCGTCGTGCCGACAAACCCTGGACTCGCCTCACTGCAGCTGACAAG GCAGCCATACGCAAGGAGCTGAATGACTTCAAAAGCACAGAGATGGAGGTTCATGAGTCCAGTCGTCACCtaaccag GTTCCACAGGCCCTGA